In one window of Mytilus edulis unplaced genomic scaffold, xbMytEdul2.2 SCAFFOLD_675, whole genome shotgun sequence DNA:
- the LOC139507766 gene encoding uncharacterized protein, producing the protein MCSFSHIHIFNNQTSQDAPTTTAVICDVVKDLEAAIPNLKEISIFSDNAGCYKSTLTLSTLPHEIGSKLSTYNFSEAQNGKGPCDRKAAHAKFAIKRYINEGRDVTTAYDMKKALDKVPGQPYRVKVVDTIHDLDVTKNKDTITNITSFYNFRFENSHLRMWQAYNIGEGKLVT; encoded by the exons ATGTGCAGCTTTTCTCATATTCACATATTTAACAATCAAACTTCACAGGATGCACCAACAACTACTGCAGTTATTTGTGATGTTGTGAAAGATTTAGAGGCAGCTATTcccaatttaaaagaaatatctaTCTTCAGTGATAATGCTGGTTGTTACAAGAGCACTTTGACATTATCAACTTTACCTCATGAAATAGGTTCCAAACTCTCCACATACAACTTCAGCGAAGCTCAAAATGGAaaag GTCCTTGTGACAGGAAGGCAGCTCATGCCAAGTTTGCAATTAAAAGATACATCAATGAAGGCAGAGATGTAACAACAGCCTATGATATGAAAaag GCACTTGATAAAGTACCAGGACAACCTTACAGGGTGAAGGTTGTGGACACAATCCATGATTTAGATGTCACCAAGAATAAAGATACCATCACCAATATTACAAGTTTTTACAACTTTAGATTTGAGAATAGTCATTTGAGGATGTGGCAGGCATACAATATTGGTGAAG GAAAGCTTGTGACTTAA